In Lacinutrix sp. Bg11-31, the DNA window TAGATTGAATTTCTTTAAAAGTTATGTTCGCATTTAGAAATTGCCCATCGTCCATTTGCTTATTTAGTATGTTTTCTACAAAATTATCAATTTTTGTAGAGGTCGGTTCTTTTAAACTTTTAGAAGCCGCCTCTACACTATCACACATCATTAATATAGCTGTTTCTTTACTAAATGGTTTAGGTCCAGGATAAGAGAAGTCTAAAATATCTACGTCTTCGTTTATTGCTTTTTCTTTCATATAAAAATAGTAGACACTACTATCTCCATGGTGCGTTCTTATAAAATCGATAACACGATCTGGTAAATTATTTTTCTTTGCTATCTCGATACCATTGATAACATGATCTACAATTACCGTTGCACTTTCTTTAGGCGATAATTCGTCATGCGGATTAAGCCCTGAAGATTGATTCTCTGTAAAATAAGTAGGATTTTGCATTTTACCAATATCATGATATAAAGCACCTACTCTAATTAACATAGCGTTTGCTCCTATTTCATTGGCAGCAGCTTCTGCTAAATTAGCAACGTTAAGGGAATGATGAAAAGTTCCGGGTGCTTCATTAGACAATCGTTTTAAAAGCTTAGAATTCGTATCTGACAGCTCTAAAAGAGATACATCTGAAACTAAACCAAAGAGTTTTTCATATATATAAATAAGTGGTTGCACGAATAGCGTTGCCAGACCGCATAATACAAATAAGCCAAAAGTATCCCATTTTAAGGTATCTATACTTCCTTCATGAATTAAGAAGAAAGCGAAATAGGCTATAATGTAAATAATTGTTATTTGTCCAACAGATATAAATAAATTAGCACGCTTATATAATTCTGAAACTGTAAGGATGGTAACTATTCCTGCAATAATTTGCAAGAACATATACTCATAACTATTTGGTACAATAAAACCTAGTAGTAAGACAGTAATTACGTGAGTAAATAATCCCAAACGTGCATCAAAAAAGGCCTTAAGTACTAATGGAAGTATTGCTATTGGTACAATATAAATATACTTAGAATCGTAATTAACTACTATGGTTGTTAACAAAACCATTAGGAATACATTGAAAAAAATAAAGGTGACTTTAGTATTATTATTAAATACATCGAGTCTATATTTTCTTAAGAAAAGTAATAGCATTAATAACGCAAGTGCGACCAATAATGTGTAAGCGAAAATGATTAAATTATAATTTGATTGATTCCAAACTTGAGATTTGTATTCGGATTCTAAAGATTTAAGAATTAGAAACTTATTACCCTCAACAACTTCTCCTTTAGAAATAATTAATTGTTCTTTTTCTATACTTCCTCTATTATAAGATATTGAATTTAAGCGATCTTCTAAGGCTTTGTCTGATAGATTTTTATCAAACTCTAGATTAGGTTTTATAATATTGAAAAACAAAATAGACAGAGGTTTGGCAAACTCTTCTAAATTGTTCTTTTCTAATTCTTCGTCAATTTTTGGTTTTACCTGTGTTTGTTTATAAATATTAGAAAAGTCGGTTTTACTAATCTCTACTCTAT includes these proteins:
- a CDS encoding HD family phosphohydrolase → MKDLVNKFYKNHALIYKVLLFIVTTFLIVYLFPKSGKFKYDFEKGKPWQSETLYAPFDFAIQKTNEELEQEKIQIEKSAIKYFNLEETVKANVLKEYNTNFNASFPDSVYASKAKIKQFGENLIETLYEYGVTNEDELIANKSAVTILKNRVEISKTDFSNIYKQTQVKPKIDEELEKNNLEEFAKPLSILFFNIIKPNLEFDKNLSDKALEDRLNSISYNRGSIEKEQLIISKGEVVEGNKFLILKSLESEYKSQVWNQSNYNLIIFAYTLLVALALLMLLLFLRKYRLDVFNNNTKVTFIFFNVFLMVLLTTIVVNYDSKYIYIVPIAILPLVLKAFFDARLGLFTHVITVLLLGFIVPNSYEYMFLQIIAGIVTILTVSELYKRANLFISVGQITIIYIIAYFAFFLIHEGSIDTLKWDTFGLFVLCGLATLFVQPLIYIYEKLFGLVSDVSLLELSDTNSKLLKRLSNEAPGTFHHSLNVANLAEAAANEIGANAMLIRVGALYHDIGKMQNPTYFTENQSSGLNPHDELSPKESATVIVDHVINGIEIAKKNNLPDRVIDFIRTHHGDSSVYYFYMKEKAINEDVDILDFSYPGPKPFSKETAILMMCDSVEAASKSLKEPTSTKIDNFVENILNKQMDDGQFLNANITFKEIQSIKKVLKRKLANIYHLRIEYPE